The Anopheles coluzzii chromosome 2, AcolN3, whole genome shotgun sequence genome window below encodes:
- the LOC120950492 gene encoding GILT-like protein 1: MLFKSLLLLSVYAVTCYGQSKVPVYVYYESLCPDSARFINEQLYPVAKELKKNLELHLVPFGKSSYTTQGSDVMFTCHHGENECYGNKVHACAIQHIQGNSYQPNISKEDLTLDYVNCLMHRAQLKDGAFPTKRCADEVKIDQWQAIMDCANSTEGSQLLKQHGDVTNKLQSPLKSVPTVAFKQTYDDELQKLSVSSFRHALCKNLSPQPVECLDLPSTGSAISSLGMIVTAVAVLISRLL, translated from the exons ATGCTGTTCAAAAGCTTGCTTCTGCTGAGCGTGTATGCCGTCACCTGCTATGGCCAATCAAAA GTGCCCGTATACGTGTACTACGAATCGCTCTGCCCGGATAGTGCTCGGTTTATCAACGAACAGCTGTATCCGGTGGCGAAGGAGCTCAAAAAGAATCTAGAGCTGCATCTGGTGCCCTTCGGCAAGTCGTCCTATACGACGCAAGGTTCGGATGTGATGTTTACCTGCCATCATGGCGAAAACGAGTGTTACGGCAACAAGGTGCACGCATGTGCGATCCAACATATCCAGGGTAACTCGTATCAGCCGAACATTTCCAAGGAAGACCTCACCCTCGACTACGTCAACTGTTTGATGCACCGTGCCCAGCTGAAGGACGGTGCATTCCCCACGAAGCGCTGTGCCGATGAGGTGAAAATAGACCAGTGGCAAGCTATCATGGATTGTGCCAACAGCACTGAAGGAAGCCAGCTGCTGAAGCAACACGGTGATGTGACTAACAAGCTGCAGTCGCCGCTAAAAAGTGTTCCTACCGTCGCCTTTAAGCAG ACTTACGATGATGAGCTGCAGAAACTGTCTGTGAGCAGCTTCCGTCACGCGCTGTGCAAAAACTTGAGCCCACAGCCCGTCGAGTGTCTCGATCTTCCATCCACTGGCTCAGCCATTAGCTCGCTCGGTATGATCGTTACTGCGGTCGCTGTTCTCATCTCTAGACTGCTCTAA
- the LOC120950491 gene encoding trypsin-like yields the protein MNERLMCLVVGLLSIQVICGLRNWNRHRYEDRTAPTLPEDYVSNEYELEEERFVNFVTVRPEYFEINRARPIIDWITGVIGAPVFASDSSGPSQNCTPCKCGSVEPINERIVGGIPVEDNSFSWMAALYYDNKFCCGGSLLSDRYVITAAHCTTKPDRGLFRVQFGINDRSKPIATSIERSVKRILTNWYNAFNNNNDIALLELTYPVAISDRVMPICLPQATEMYEGSRGIVTGWGRTKAGGGLSGTLMQTEVPILTNRECRRAGYWAFQITNKMLCAGYLEGGKDSCQGDSGGPLQVLNTKSNHYELVGVVSWGRACAQKNFPGVYTRVSQYLYWINRNIKDSCLCS from the exons ATGAATGAACGATTGATGTGTTTAGTCGTTGGTTTACTTTCCATCCAAGTGATATGTGGCTTAAGAAATTGGAATAGACACCGTTATGAGGATAGAACGGCTCCAACGCTACCGGAAGATTATGTGTCGAACGAGTATGAATTAGAGGAGGAGCGGTTCGTCAACTTCGTCACTGTGCGCCCGGAATACTTCGAGATAAATCGTGCTCGACCAATTATCGACTGGATTACGGGTGTCATCGGTGCTCCTGTTTTTGCCAGTGATTCCTCGGGACCGTCACAAAATTGCACTCCATGCA AGTGTGGTTCGGTGGAACCAATAAACGAACGAATAGTGGGTGGCATACCTGTGGAGGACAATAGCTTCTCTTGGATGGCTGCCCTGTACTACGACAATAAGTTTTGTTGCGGTGGTTCCTTGCTTTCGGATCGATACGTCATAACGGCAGCCCATTGTACAACCAAACCAGATCGGGGACTGTTTCGCGTGCAGTTTGGCATAAACGATCGTAGCAAACCGATCGCCACATCCATCGAGCGAAGCGTGAAGCGAATCCTGACAAACTGGTACAATGccttcaacaataacaacgaTATAGCGCTGCTCGAGCTCACATACCCGGTGGCGATCAGCGATCGTGTGATGCCCATTTGCCTGCCACAGGCCACAGAAATGTATGAGGGTAGTCGGGGCATAGTTACTGGATGGGGTAGGACGAAAGCGGGTGGTGGACTATCGGGGACATTGATGCAAACCGAAGTTCCAATCTTAACCAACCGTGAGTGTCGCCGTGCTGGGTATTGGGCGTTTCAGATTACGAACAAGATGCTCTGCGCCGGATATCTAGAGGGAGGCAAAGATTCCTGTCAG GGTGACAGTGGAGGACCACTGCAGGTACTGAACACTAAATCAAATCATTATGAGCTAGTCGGAGTTGTTTCGTGGGGACGTGCCTGTGCTCAGAAGAACTTTCCTGGAGTGTACACGCGTGTCAGTCAGTATCTATATTGGATTAATCGTAACATTAAGGATTCCTGTTTATGTAGCTAA
- the LOC120952138 gene encoding uncharacterized protein LOC120952138, giving the protein MHQLSTICFTLVIVSVLVQSTNGKRGCAAFGHACYGGHGKRSGSSASTLYPDGLDPSMVGLEVLPIPYSKLALDKSRSMDSAPEGMRLTNVYGFDVPAASTHRTETRPGELKYAIYAMLRQLMDEAAINRQEQSHQQQQAQTLNQPPFPHEAASVSDIERK; this is encoded by the exons ATGCATCAGCTATCCACAATCTGTTTCACCCTGGTCATAGTTTCTGTACTGGTACAGAGTACAAACGGAAAAA GAGGATGCGCCGCTTTTGGCCATGCATGTTACGGAGGACATGGCAAACGATCAGGATCGTCCGCATCAACCCTTTATCCGGATGGTCTTGATCCCTCCATGGTTGGGCTGGAAGTTCTACCAATCCCATACTCGAAGCTGGCCTTGGACAAATCTAGATCGATGGATTCTGCACCAGAAGGCATGCGTTTGACAAATGTATATGGATTTGATGTGCCTGCTGCTTCAACCCACCGCACAGAAACGCGACCAGGAGAACTAAAATATGCAATCTACGCAATGCTAAGACAGCTG ATGGATGAAGCAGCAATCAATCGACAGGAACAAtcgcatcaacaacaacaggcaCAAACCCTGAATCAACCTCCATTTCCACACGAGGCTGCGAGTGTAAGCGATATTGAGCGCAAGTAA